A window of Synchiropus splendidus isolate RoL2022-P1 chromosome 9, RoL_Sspl_1.0, whole genome shotgun sequence contains these coding sequences:
- the LOC128765058 gene encoding uncharacterized protein LOC128765058 isoform X1: MVITSGLSVSTSVIHHSASLLTVSQSSTAPRYTMRTLLESSWIKFGPAGREDLDWSPGPSAMPSTNQLTTGQHSSDDGIFTSASITYITIATASVLLVLSLLGFTVWQRRRHLSCRGKLGLANVIALEDVQHPERNCELLSSIQRNQDKVPRCSSEQDCSDGVFLMVYLPSPYKHTLTRIARVASTSSSKELLPPSPELETSIMDDEDDGHRKKEGLMRH; the protein is encoded by the exons ATGGTCATTACTTCAGGATTGTCAGTCAGCACATCTGTCATTCATCATTCAGCGTCGCTTCTGACCGTGTCTCAGTCCAGCACAGCCCCTCGCTACACCATGCGGACTTTGCTGGAGAGCAGCTGGATAAAATTTGGCCCTGCAGGCCGTGAAGATTTAGATTGGTCACCAGGGCCCTCAGCAATGCCCTCTACTAACCAACTGACCACA GGCCAACATAGTTCTGATGACGGCATCTTCACTTCAGCGTCCATCACCTACATCACCATAGCCACGGCCTCTGTTCTCCTCGTCCTCAGTCTCCTTGGCTTCACTGTTTGGCAAAGGAGGAGACATCTAAGCTGCAGAGGGAAGTTGGGTCTTGCCAATGTGATCGCACTGGAGGACGTGCAACACCCAGAGAGGAATTGTGAGCTCCTGTCATCAATCCAACGCAACCAAGATAAAGTCCCGAGGTGCAGCTCAGAGCAGGACTGCTCAGACGGTGTCTTCCTCATGGTTTACCTGCCCTCACCATACAAGCACACACTCACCAGAATTGCCCGAGTGGccagcaccagcagctccaAGGAGCTTCTGCCTCCAAGTCCTGAACTAGAGACCAGCATTATGGACGATGAGGATGACGGCCACAGGAAGAAGGAAGGGCTCATGAGACACTGA
- the LOC128765058 gene encoding uncharacterized protein LOC128765058 isoform X2: protein MRTLLESSWIKFGPAGREDLDWSPGPSAMPSTNQLTTGQHSSDDGIFTSASITYITIATASVLLVLSLLGFTVWQRRRHLSCRGKLGLANVIALEDVQHPERNCELLSSIQRNQDKVPRCSSEQDCSDGVFLMVYLPSPYKHTLTRIARVASTSSSKELLPPSPELETSIMDDEDDGHRKKEGLMRH from the exons ATGCGGACTTTGCTGGAGAGCAGCTGGATAAAATTTGGCCCTGCAGGCCGTGAAGATTTAGATTGGTCACCAGGGCCCTCAGCAATGCCCTCTACTAACCAACTGACCACA GGCCAACATAGTTCTGATGACGGCATCTTCACTTCAGCGTCCATCACCTACATCACCATAGCCACGGCCTCTGTTCTCCTCGTCCTCAGTCTCCTTGGCTTCACTGTTTGGCAAAGGAGGAGACATCTAAGCTGCAGAGGGAAGTTGGGTCTTGCCAATGTGATCGCACTGGAGGACGTGCAACACCCAGAGAGGAATTGTGAGCTCCTGTCATCAATCCAACGCAACCAAGATAAAGTCCCGAGGTGCAGCTCAGAGCAGGACTGCTCAGACGGTGTCTTCCTCATGGTTTACCTGCCCTCACCATACAAGCACACACTCACCAGAATTGCCCGAGTGGccagcaccagcagctccaAGGAGCTTCTGCCTCCAAGTCCTGAACTAGAGACCAGCATTATGGACGATGAGGATGACGGCCACAGGAAGAAGGAAGGGCTCATGAGACACTGA